Proteins from a single region of Aerococcus viridans:
- the xerC gene encoding tyrosine recombinase XerC — MAISKTKNNTYRVRLYYPQDIQERLGVGKLYSKTFKTNKEAKDAEIDFYASIKETRESKDKTALELGGEALFKDFYEEVWLDAYVAGLTSTNTNPPTAVTVANTKDVFRLHIIPMFGKYTLNHLNHNKAFVLKVMTKKAAECANFKTLRSYVNSIFDWAEELEYIERNKLGKSLKRTKATKKNQLKAARKEEDLYLSFEQLQEWLQAAQEDYENGLLTLQDYALFQTTFFLSDRKSETYAIKWKNVDFEKAQITIGSALDKFGNEKSTKGNKTTIFHIPNELKLLLQQWKVQQQEDLAQFEIEQTDEQLVFTFFDDKGNVNQRLHTDYLNYRMNSIERRHKNLAHATPHKLRHTGATLAKKSGIGLEQISEALTHSDTNVTRTYVNTPNVIQMPVGEIAYRKLSQNIADRNGVNNGVNSKKDASQNELRNA; from the coding sequence CTAAGACATTCAAAACCAATAAGGAGGCAAAAGACGCAGAAATTGATTTTTATGCCTCAATCAAAGAAACTCGAGAAAGTAAGGATAAGACGGCTTTAGAATTAGGCGGAGAAGCATTATTCAAGGATTTCTACGAGGAAGTCTGGCTGGATGCTTATGTTGCTGGATTGACTTCTACAAATACAAATCCACCAACAGCAGTCACTGTAGCTAACACAAAAGATGTTTTCCGTTTGCATATCATTCCGATGTTTGGCAAGTACACGCTAAACCATCTTAATCACAACAAAGCGTTTGTTTTAAAGGTGATGACGAAGAAAGCAGCGGAGTGCGCCAACTTCAAAACATTGAGAAGCTATGTAAATTCCATTTTTGATTGGGCGGAAGAACTCGAATATATCGAACGAAATAAGTTGGGAAAATCGTTGAAACGGACCAAAGCAACTAAGAAGAATCAGTTAAAAGCAGCTAGAAAAGAGGAAGACTTGTATTTATCTTTTGAGCAGTTGCAAGAATGGTTGCAAGCGGCTCAAGAGGATTACGAAAATGGACTGCTTACTTTGCAAGACTATGCTCTCTTCCAAACGACTTTTTTCTTATCTGACCGAAAATCTGAGACTTACGCCATTAAATGGAAAAATGTTGATTTTGAAAAAGCTCAAATCACGATCGGCTCTGCCTTAGATAAATTCGGGAATGAAAAGAGTACGAAGGGAAATAAAACAACGATTTTCCATATTCCCAATGAGCTAAAACTCCTGCTTCAACAATGGAAAGTGCAACAGCAAGAAGATTTAGCACAATTTGAAATCGAGCAAACCGATGAACAGCTCGTTTTCACATTTTTCGATGACAAGGGCAATGTCAACCAACGACTGCATACGGATTACTTAAACTACCGTATGAACTCGATCGAGCGGCGCCATAAAAATCTGGCTCACGCCACACCGCATAAGCTGCGCCATACTGGTGCGACTCTGGCTAAAAAGTCTGGGATTGGACTTGAACAGATTTCAGAAGCGCTGACTCATAGCGATACCAATGTAACTAGAACCTATGTGAATACACCAAACGTCATCCAAATGCCTGTTGGTGAGATCGCCTATCGCAAACTCTCTCAAAATATTGCAGACCGGAATGGTGTCAACAATGGTGTCAACTCAAAAAAAGACGCTTCGCAAAATGAATTGCGAAACGCCTGA
- the rpsI gene encoding 30S ribosomal protein S9 yields the protein MAQAQYIATGRRKNSTARVRLVPGTGKIVFNGKEMAEYLPYESLFVIVKQPLAVTQTEGQYDIFINVNGGGYAGQSGAARHGISRALLEVDPDFRKPLKDAGLLTRDPRMKERKKPGLKKARKAPQFSKR from the coding sequence ATGGCACAAGCTCAATACATCGCAACAGGCCGTCGTAAAAACTCAACAGCCCGTGTACGCTTAGTACCTGGTACAGGTAAAATCGTTTTTAACGGTAAAGAAATGGCAGAATACCTACCATACGAATCATTATTCGTAATCGTTAAACAACCTTTAGCAGTTACACAAACTGAAGGCCAATATGACATCTTCATCAACGTTAACGGTGGTGGATATGCTGGTCAATCAGGTGCAGCTCGTCACGGTATCTCTCGTGCGTTATTAGAAGTAGATCCTGACTTCCGTAAACCACTAAAAGATGCTGGTCTTTTAACACGTGACCCACGTATGAAAGAACGTAAGAAACCAGGTCTTAAAAAAGCACGTAAAGCACCTCAATTCTCTAAGCGTTAA
- the rplM gene encoding 50S ribosomal protein L13: MRTTYMAKANEVERNWVVLDATDVPLGRLSTVVASMLRGKNKPTFTPNVDTGDQVIIINAEKVKLTGKKATDKKYYRHSGYPGGIYETTAGTLRDEKPARLIETSVKGMLPKNRLGRAQFTHLHVYAGAEHPHAAQQPKQLDINELI, encoded by the coding sequence ATGCGTACAACATATATGGCGAAAGCAAATGAAGTTGAACGTAACTGGGTTGTCCTAGACGCAACAGATGTTCCATTGGGACGTCTATCAACAGTTGTGGCAAGCATGTTACGTGGTAAAAATAAACCAACATTCACACCAAACGTTGATACAGGTGATCAAGTTATCATCATCAACGCTGAAAAAGTGAAATTAACTGGTAAAAAAGCAACAGATAAAAAATACTACCGTCACTCAGGTTACCCAGGTGGTATCTATGAAACAACTGCAGGTACATTACGTGATGAAAAACCAGCACGTTTAATCGAAACTTCAGTTAAAGGTATGTTACCAAAAAACCGTTTAGGTCGTGCTCAATTTACACACCTACACGTATACGCTGGTGCGGAACACCCACATGCAGCGCAACAACCTAAACAATTAGACATTAACGAATTAATCTAA
- the metE gene encoding 5-methyltetrahydropteroyltriglutamate--homocysteine S-methyltransferase, producing MTQTSIIGFPRLGENRELKFATEKYFRNEINEEELFRIGKEIRRKHFTLLKKAGIDSIPSNDFSFYDQTLDTAFLFNILPKEVEKSDLSSLDKYFTLAHGYQGEKGDIKALPMKKWFNTNYHYLVPKFEKDTAIQISTSKIFDEFLEAKDLGIDSRPVLVGPFTLLQLSEFEDGLAARDFVADLVKGYQEVFHKLNEIGAEWIQLDEPALVKDVDEAEKKLFVDLYDSLLTDKAGLKILIQTYFGDVRDVYHELTALAVEGIGLDFVEGTKNIELVQTAFPEDKFLYAGVVNGKNIWRNDYSKSLALLESLRVKNYVLSTSCSLLHVPFTVEKESFPEEIKRHFSFAKEKLQELVELKEILDGESSAALAENKDLFASERIAVNTALGEKINQLSQDAFTRKPDFSKREALQKDIFNFPLLPTTTIGSFPQTKDVKKTRALFKRKEISQDYYKEFIANRTNDWLAWQEEIGLDVLVHGEFERNDMVEYFGQNLEGYLFSKNGWVQSYGTRGVKPPIIWGDVSRAAPITVEWSAYAQSQTDKIVKGMLTGPVTILNWSFPREDLSLRESTLQIALAIQEEVLDLEANGIRVIQIDEAALREKLPLRRSDWNSEYLDWAIPAFRLVHSKVKPQTQIHTHMCYSEFTDIIPAIENMDADVISFEASRSNLEIIDELQKQNFKIQVGPGVYDIHSPRIPSVEEITETIRAILAKVPKEKVWINPDCGLKTRGERETKASLENMTQAVKTIRKEL from the coding sequence ATGACTCAAACATCCATTATTGGTTTCCCCAGGTTGGGCGAAAACCGTGAATTAAAATTTGCGACGGAGAAGTATTTCCGAAACGAAATCAATGAAGAAGAATTATTCCGAATTGGAAAAGAAATCCGGCGCAAGCATTTTACACTATTAAAAAAAGCAGGAATTGATTCTATTCCAAGTAATGACTTTTCCTTTTACGATCAGACCTTGGATACTGCATTTCTATTCAATATTCTTCCAAAAGAAGTCGAAAAAAGTGACTTATCTTCCCTAGATAAGTATTTTACTTTAGCACATGGTTACCAAGGAGAAAAAGGCGATATTAAAGCTCTCCCGATGAAAAAATGGTTCAATACGAATTATCATTATCTCGTACCAAAATTTGAAAAAGACACCGCTATTCAAATTAGTACGAGCAAAATTTTTGATGAGTTCTTAGAAGCCAAGGATTTGGGAATTGATAGCCGCCCTGTTTTAGTTGGGCCTTTTACTTTGCTTCAACTAAGCGAGTTTGAAGATGGATTAGCTGCTCGTGACTTTGTCGCTGACTTGGTGAAAGGATACCAAGAAGTGTTTCACAAATTGAATGAAATCGGTGCAGAATGGATTCAATTAGATGAACCTGCTTTGGTAAAAGATGTTGATGAAGCGGAAAAGAAATTATTTGTAGATCTTTATGATTCCTTGCTTACAGATAAAGCTGGCTTGAAAATCCTCATTCAAACTTACTTTGGTGATGTACGTGACGTGTATCATGAATTGACTGCCTTAGCAGTAGAAGGAATCGGCTTGGACTTTGTGGAAGGTACTAAAAATATCGAGTTGGTTCAAACTGCCTTTCCAGAAGACAAATTTCTGTATGCAGGAGTCGTTAACGGAAAAAACATTTGGCGAAATGACTATTCGAAAAGCTTGGCCCTATTAGAGAGTTTGAGGGTGAAAAATTATGTCCTGTCTACTTCTTGCTCCTTGCTCCACGTACCATTCACAGTAGAAAAGGAAAGTTTTCCTGAAGAAATCAAGCGGCATTTCTCTTTTGCTAAAGAAAAGTTACAGGAGCTCGTTGAATTAAAAGAAATTCTTGATGGAGAAAGCAGCGCTGCTCTGGCTGAAAATAAAGACTTGTTTGCATCAGAAAGAATTGCGGTAAATACTGCTCTAGGGGAAAAAATCAATCAATTGTCCCAAGATGCCTTTACAAGGAAACCAGATTTTTCAAAAAGAGAAGCTTTGCAAAAGGACATTTTTAATTTTCCGTTACTACCGACTACAACGATTGGTTCTTTCCCACAAACGAAAGATGTCAAAAAGACGCGTGCTCTTTTCAAACGAAAAGAAATCAGTCAAGATTACTATAAAGAATTTATCGCAAACCGAACGAATGATTGGTTAGCTTGGCAGGAAGAAATTGGGTTAGATGTTTTGGTTCACGGTGAATTTGAGCGAAACGACATGGTCGAATATTTCGGACAAAACTTGGAAGGTTATCTATTTAGTAAAAATGGCTGGGTACAATCTTACGGCACTCGTGGTGTGAAACCGCCTATCATATGGGGAGATGTTTCAAGAGCAGCACCGATTACGGTGGAATGGTCTGCTTATGCGCAGTCACAAACAGATAAAATCGTAAAAGGAATGTTAACGGGTCCGGTGACCATTTTAAATTGGTCATTCCCTCGAGAGGATCTTTCATTGCGTGAATCTACTTTACAAATTGCTCTGGCGATTCAGGAAGAAGTATTGGACTTAGAAGCAAACGGTATTCGCGTGATTCAAATCGATGAAGCTGCTTTGAGGGAAAAGTTGCCATTAAGAAGAAGTGATTGGAATTCAGAATATTTGGATTGGGCAATCCCTGCCTTTCGATTGGTTCACAGCAAAGTGAAACCCCAAACGCAAATCCACACCCATATGTGCTATAGCGAGTTTACCGATATTATCCCTGCGATTGAGAATATGGATGCGGATGTCATTTCCTTTGAAGCGTCTCGTTCTAATTTGGAAATTATAGATGAATTACAAAAACAAAACTTTAAAATTCAAGTTGGCCCCGGTGTTTATGATATCCACTCACCACGAATTCCTTCAGTGGAAGAAATTACCGAAACCATTCGAGCAATTTTAGCAAAGGTTCCAAAAGAGAAAGTTTGGATTAATCCGGATTGTGGTTTGAAGACTCGTGGGGAACGTGAAACAAAAGCGAGCCTGGAAAACATGACGCAAGCAGTGAAGACGATTCGAAAGGAGCTGTAG
- the metF gene encoding methylenetetrahydrofolate reductase [NAD(P)H]: MTDFQRGNGTSLSFEVFPANTQVGTKKLIQTLNELQDLQPNFISVTCSNNKANIEETTVKIADYVTNTLRIPTIAHLPAAYLSKQQVSTILGQLEKLGIRHVLALRGDIVEGIPPKRDFSYASDLVSFIQEQAPYFDISGACYPEIHPDSDNRISDIKHLRKKVEAGCSQLITQLFFDNEQFYQFKEGCSLAGIDAPILAGIMPIVNRKQALRLIKVSSSQLPKKFLAILEKYEHNPVALREAGLAYAIDQIVDLVTQGVDGIHLYTMNQSDTARQIHQATKSLFQTTELLGV, encoded by the coding sequence ATGACCGATTTTCAAAGAGGAAATGGCACTTCCCTATCTTTTGAAGTTTTTCCAGCGAATACCCAAGTTGGTACAAAAAAATTGATTCAGACCTTGAATGAACTACAGGATTTACAGCCGAATTTTATTAGCGTAACTTGCAGTAATAACAAAGCTAATATTGAAGAAACAACCGTCAAAATTGCTGATTATGTAACAAACACATTGAGAATTCCTACCATTGCACACTTACCGGCAGCTTATTTATCCAAGCAACAAGTATCTACCATCCTTGGACAGCTTGAAAAACTAGGAATCCGGCATGTTTTAGCTCTTAGAGGCGATATTGTTGAAGGAATTCCACCTAAAAGAGATTTTTCTTATGCGAGTGATTTGGTTAGTTTTATTCAGGAACAAGCACCCTACTTTGACATTTCAGGTGCTTGCTACCCTGAAATTCATCCAGATTCAGACAACCGGATTTCTGATATCAAGCATCTAAGGAAAAAAGTAGAAGCTGGCTGCAGTCAGTTGATTACACAGCTTTTCTTTGACAATGAACAATTTTATCAGTTCAAAGAAGGATGCTCACTGGCAGGGATTGATGCCCCCATTTTGGCTGGGATCATGCCTATCGTAAATCGTAAACAGGCTTTACGTCTAATTAAAGTCAGCTCTTCTCAACTGCCGAAGAAATTTTTAGCAATTTTAGAAAAATATGAACACAATCCTGTCGCATTGCGTGAAGCGGGGCTTGCCTACGCCATTGATCAGATTGTCGACTTAGTCACACAAGGCGTGGATGGCATTCATTTATATACCATGAATCAATCCGATACCGCTCGGCAAATTCATCAAGCAACAAAATCATTGTTTCAAACTACGGAACTCTTAGGCGTATAA
- a CDS encoding LysR family transcriptional regulator encodes MRIEDLQYFMKVVEVGNMTQAAKDLFIAQPSLSKAIANLESEIGVTLFQRTAKGTVLTVQGEEFLQYARQVLEQIDLMNHRYKEGITANRIFSISAQHYALVVDDFVKLLSEMDADQYEATLKEEWTFEVLDDVANLKSEIGVIYASQLL; translated from the coding sequence ATGCGGATTGAAGATTTGCAGTATTTTATGAAGGTTGTTGAAGTGGGGAATATGACGCAGGCGGCCAAGGACTTGTTTATTGCCCAGCCGTCTTTGTCGAAAGCCATAGCCAATTTGGAGTCTGAGATTGGGGTAACTTTGTTTCAGCGGACGGCTAAGGGGACGGTTCTGACGGTGCAAGGGGAGGAATTCCTCCAGTATGCACGGCAAGTCTTGGAGCAGATTGACTTGATGAACCACCGCTACAAAGAAGGCATTACGGCCAATCGAATATTCTCCATTTCCGCTCAACATTATGCCCTTGTAGTAGATGACTTCGTAAAGCTTCTTAGCGAAATGGACGCTGATCAATATGAAGCAACCCTAAAAGAAGAGTGGACCTTCGAAGTCTTGGACGACGTAGCCAATTTGAAATCAGAAATTGGTGTTATCTATGCTTCTCAATTACTCTAA
- a CDS encoding 5-methyltetrahydropteroyltriglutamate--homocysteine methyltransferase, whose amino-acid sequence MTQTQTSKRFLTVGSFLRPEDLLAYKRQIEERDDIQYPFYQDFDNYEKVEDEAVADIVKKEIELDFPEITDGEYSKSLWHLDFVWGFDGVRRFIADKGYIFVDHDDETPFETRKDIGIEIFKPLSGKNHPFIDHYKRLVALNDSDADVKVCIPSPGHMYVDLGLNLQTYNEVYKSQEELKDGLIKAYKEFLDEYVQEGGKIIQLDDCLWTIHAEDASNSPFRNEDGSWDAEAAKASAEAYVAINNAIIDYGHELGLKVYTHNCRGNYASRHLADGSYEKIAHYFLKNQRYDRFYLEWDDERAGSIDALEAFKDNDQVEVVLGLLSSKTADLDDEERALNGLEEASKYVSKDRLYLSHQCGFASCDGGNELTHENQWDKIKQGQAIAFKYFGE is encoded by the coding sequence ATGACACAAACACAAACTTCAAAACGATTCCTTACAGTTGGTTCATTCTTACGTCCAGAAGACTTATTAGCCTACAAACGTCAAATCGAGGAACGCGACGATATCCAATATCCATTCTACCAAGATTTCGATAACTATGAAAAAGTAGAAGACGAGGCAGTTGCTGATATCGTAAAAAAAGAAATCGAATTAGACTTCCCTGAAATTACAGATGGCGAATACTCAAAATCATTATGGCATCTAGACTTCGTTTGGGGATTTGACGGCGTACGTCGTTTCATTGCTGACAAAGGGTATATCTTTGTTGATCATGACGACGAAACCCCATTTGAAACACGTAAAGACATCGGGATTGAAATCTTCAAACCACTATCAGGTAAAAACCATCCCTTCATCGACCACTACAAACGTTTAGTAGCCTTAAATGATTCAGATGCTGATGTGAAAGTTTGTATCCCTTCACCAGGTCATATGTATGTTGATTTAGGTTTAAACCTACAAACATACAACGAGGTATACAAATCACAAGAAGAATTAAAAGATGGATTAATCAAGGCCTACAAAGAATTTTTAGATGAATATGTACAAGAAGGCGGTAAGATCATCCAATTAGATGACTGTTTATGGACTATCCATGCAGAAGATGCATCAAATTCACCATTTAGAAATGAAGATGGTAGTTGGGACGCTGAGGCAGCTAAAGCCAGTGCAGAAGCTTATGTAGCTATTAACAATGCAATTATTGATTACGGTCATGAATTAGGTTTAAAAGTATATACCCACAACTGTCGTGGTAACTATGCTTCTAGACACCTAGCTGACGGTTCGTATGAGAAAATTGCTCATTATTTCTTGAAAAACCAACGTTACGACCGTTTCTACTTAGAGTGGGACGACGAGCGTGCTGGTTCAATCGACGCATTAGAAGCTTTTAAAGACAACGACCAAGTAGAAGTTGTATTAGGTTTACTATCTTCAAAAACAGCTGACTTAGACGATGAAGAACGCGCCCTAAACGGCTTAGAAGAAGCTAGCAAATATGTATCAAAAGATCGATTATACCTATCTCACCAATGTGGCTTTGCCTCATGTGACGGTGGTAACGAATTAACCCACGAAAACCAATGGGACAAAATCAAGCAAGGACAAGCAATCGCATTCAAATACTTTGGTGAATAA
- the pepF gene encoding oligoendopeptidase F: protein MTTENTFPTRDQVDVATTWDLSQIFEDEATFESKLAEFKDLGQAFKEKYEGKLSDASDIANAVLAASDVQVLGSQLMHYTFLAVEADRTNSQAALKLHKVSAASKNVQEAMLFFQNALLEKSATELEKVKAIAPETADYIAEVERQQAIYLGAKVEDVLFQFEQAHDQNYEVYNNAKLADLTFPDFEVDGTTYPLSFVLYEDKYMFEEDTAVRRAAFDAFSKELAKYQNTFATTYYGHVLQEKAQANIRGYESVIDYLLFSQDVDRDLYDRQINVIMEKLAPVMRKYINHVKEVRGLDKMTYADLKISLDPTFSKPVSFEESEAYVKEATAIMGEDYFKEIAPAYTNRWVDYAQNIGKSTGGFATIAPGVHPYILMSWTEQLSDVYTLIHELGHAGQMSRAEANNLFISSEPSLYVIEAPSTFNELLLTGYLQANGEDDRTQRFALANMLTNTYFHNFITHLLEAAYQREVYRLIDRGEAFTAETLSDLKKGVLEAFWGDAVEINPGAELTWMRQPHYYMGLYSYTYSAGLTIATQAFLNIRSGEDKQAVDNWINFLKLGRINPVDAAKVAGVDITTAQPLENTIDFLNETVDAIIDYSAKLA from the coding sequence ATGACAACAGAGAATACATTCCCAACCCGCGACCAAGTAGATGTAGCAACCACTTGGGACCTCAGCCAAATTTTTGAAGATGAAGCAACTTTTGAATCGAAATTAGCTGAATTTAAAGATCTAGGACAAGCTTTCAAGGAAAAATATGAAGGCAAATTAAGTGACGCGAGTGATATTGCTAATGCAGTTTTAGCGGCTTCTGACGTGCAAGTTTTAGGGTCACAATTGATGCACTATACCTTTTTAGCGGTTGAAGCCGACCGTACAAATTCACAAGCAGCATTGAAATTACATAAGGTATCGGCAGCGAGCAAAAATGTTCAAGAAGCGATGCTATTTTTCCAAAATGCATTACTAGAAAAATCAGCAACTGAACTGGAAAAAGTAAAGGCCATTGCTCCAGAAACAGCAGATTATATTGCTGAAGTTGAACGTCAACAAGCGATATATCTGGGTGCTAAAGTGGAAGATGTACTATTCCAATTCGAACAAGCACATGATCAAAATTATGAAGTGTATAACAACGCTAAATTAGCCGATTTAACTTTTCCTGATTTTGAAGTAGATGGTACTACTTACCCTTTAAGCTTTGTTTTATATGAAGATAAATATATGTTTGAAGAGGATACAGCCGTTCGTCGGGCAGCCTTTGATGCTTTCTCAAAAGAATTGGCAAAATACCAAAATACCTTTGCAACAACTTATTATGGCCACGTCTTGCAGGAAAAAGCTCAAGCTAACATCCGTGGCTACGAGTCAGTAATTGACTACCTACTCTTTAGTCAAGACGTTGACCGGGACCTTTATGACCGCCAAATCAATGTGATTATGGAGAAATTAGCGCCCGTTATGCGTAAATATATCAACCACGTTAAAGAAGTACGTGGCTTAGATAAAATGACTTACGCTGACTTAAAAATTAGTTTAGATCCAACTTTTTCAAAACCCGTTTCTTTTGAAGAATCAGAAGCCTACGTGAAAGAAGCTACAGCTATTATGGGTGAGGACTACTTCAAGGAAATTGCCCCAGCCTATACAAACCGCTGGGTAGATTACGCTCAAAATATTGGTAAATCAACTGGTGGATTTGCGACCATCGCTCCTGGTGTTCATCCATATATCTTAATGAGCTGGACAGAACAATTGTCTGATGTCTACACCTTAATCCATGAGTTAGGGCATGCAGGGCAAATGAGCCGGGCAGAAGCCAACAACTTGTTTATTTCAAGTGAACCCAGCTTGTATGTGATTGAAGCGCCGTCAACTTTTAATGAGTTACTATTAACTGGCTACTTACAAGCCAATGGTGAAGACGACCGTACCCAACGCTTTGCCTTAGCCAATATGCTAACCAATACATACTTCCATAATTTCATTACACACTTGTTAGAAGCAGCCTACCAACGTGAAGTTTACCGACTAATTGACCGCGGGGAAGCCTTCACAGCTGAAACCCTTTCAGACTTGAAAAAAGGGGTATTAGAAGCTTTCTGGGGTGATGCTGTAGAGATTAATCCGGGTGCTGAATTAACTTGGATGCGTCAACCACATTACTACATGGGGCTTTACTCATACACGTACTCAGCAGGTTTAACCATTGCAACCCAAGCCTTCTTGAATATCCGTTCAGGTGAAGATAAGCAAGCGGTTGACAATTGGATCAACTTCTTGAAATTAGGGCGTATTAACCCTGTTGATGCAGCCAAGGTTGCGGGTGTGGATATTACGACTGCACAACCTTTAGAAAATACAATTGACTTCTTAAATGAAACGGTAGATGCGATTATTGATTACTCAGCGAAACTGGCTTAG
- a CDS encoding fructose bisphosphate aldolase has translation MNQAQLERMSNAPGFIAALDQSGGSTPKALLAYGVAEDTYSNEDEMFAKVHEMRTRIMTSKAFTSDKILAAILFENTMDRQVDGKYTAEYLADKGIVPFLKIDKGLAEEANGVQLMKDMPDLDDLLARANDRGIFGTKERSNILAFNPVGIKEVVDQQFEVAKQVIDAGLVPIIEPEVNIKAEDKSAIEELLAEEIRLHLDQLGENDLVMLKLTIPTVPDTYRELASHPNVVRVVALSGGYTREEANELLAENHDMIASFSRALASDLRASQADDEFNELLEKAIDTIYDASVNKK, from the coding sequence ATTAATCAAGCACAATTAGAACGCATGTCAAATGCCCCTGGATTTATCGCTGCCCTAGACCAATCAGGTGGTTCAACACCAAAAGCCCTATTAGCCTATGGTGTAGCCGAAGATACCTACAGCAATGAAGACGAAATGTTTGCGAAAGTCCATGAAATGCGGACGCGAATCATGACCAGTAAAGCTTTTACTAGCGATAAAATTCTAGCTGCTATCTTATTTGAAAATACCATGGACCGCCAAGTAGACGGCAAATACACCGCAGAATACTTAGCTGACAAAGGGATCGTACCCTTCCTTAAAATCGATAAAGGACTTGCCGAAGAAGCCAATGGCGTACAATTGATGAAAGATATGCCAGACCTTGACGACCTATTAGCACGTGCAAATGACCGCGGTATTTTCGGTACCAAAGAACGGTCAAATATCCTAGCCTTCAACCCTGTAGGCATCAAAGAAGTTGTCGACCAACAGTTTGAAGTCGCTAAACAGGTTATTGATGCAGGTTTAGTACCGATTATTGAACCTGAAGTGAATATCAAGGCAGAAGACAAATCAGCCATCGAAGAATTATTAGCTGAAGAAATTAGATTACACTTAGATCAATTAGGGGAAAATGACTTAGTCATGTTGAAGCTGACAATCCCTACAGTACCAGATACTTACCGTGAACTAGCCAGCCACCCTAACGTTGTTCGTGTAGTGGCCTTATCAGGTGGTTATACCCGTGAAGAAGCCAATGAACTATTAGCGGAAAACCACGACATGATTGCGTCGTTCTCACGTGCCCTCGCGTCCGATTTACGAGCAAGCCAAGCAGATGATGAGTTTAACGAATTATTAGAAAAGGCTATCGACACCATTTACGACGCATCTGTAAACAAAAAATAA
- the fabV gene encoding enoyl-ACP reductase FabV has translation MTLEFKAKMRGNVLVGVNPMGLKQEVNNQIQYVKNQGTFEGPKKVLVLGGSSSYGLASRINLAFGAGADTISVSHGGGPRSEKNLGKPGWYNNIFFRQAAEAEGLIAKNIMADAFSNEAKDQVIDFIKNEFGGKVDFVVYSLASGRRTDPNTGETYNSVIKSIGQEVVGPNVNLQKETFFEQVLEPATEQEIANTVKVMGGEDWRMWMNALQEADALAEGVETVVYSYLGAELNESYYDKGTLGRAKADCDKAAALINEDLKDINGKATVVVATAVTTKASSVIPFFPVYCLGLYKVMETRGQHETPIMHIDRIFRDMLFGDKPEFDEEGRLRPDSWELDPEVQAEAKTLIEQINQDNFNTDFTAWDTFMKEFLNLNGFEVDGYEETPVTYEELASLEP, from the coding sequence ATGACTTTAGAATTTAAGGCAAAAATGCGTGGAAATGTCCTTGTTGGTGTGAATCCGATGGGGTTGAAGCAAGAAGTAAACAATCAAATTCAATATGTAAAAAACCAAGGGACCTTTGAAGGGCCAAAGAAAGTTTTAGTATTAGGCGGCTCATCTTCTTATGGATTGGCTAGTCGGATTAACCTAGCTTTTGGTGCGGGGGCAGATACGATTTCAGTTTCCCATGGTGGGGGACCACGATCTGAGAAAAACCTTGGTAAGCCAGGTTGGTATAACAATATCTTTTTCCGGCAAGCAGCGGAAGCTGAAGGGTTAATCGCCAAAAATATCATGGCAGATGCCTTCTCTAACGAAGCGAAGGACCAAGTGATTGACTTCATCAAGAATGAATTCGGCGGAAAAGTGGACTTTGTGGTCTACTCATTGGCTTCAGGACGCCGTACAGACCCAAATACCGGGGAAACTTACAATTCAGTGATCAAATCAATTGGTCAAGAGGTTGTGGGACCAAACGTCAACCTACAAAAAGAAACTTTCTTTGAACAGGTGCTTGAACCTGCAACTGAGCAAGAAATCGCAAATACTGTGAAAGTAATGGGCGGTGAGGACTGGCGGATGTGGATGAATGCCTTACAGGAAGCGGACGCGCTAGCTGAAGGCGTTGAGACCGTTGTTTATTCTTATTTAGGGGCTGAATTAAACGAGTCATACTACGATAAGGGAACTTTGGGTCGCGCTAAAGCGGACTGTGATAAGGCTGCAGCTTTAATTAATGAAGATTTAAAAGACATCAACGGAAAAGCGACTGTCGTTGTAGCAACAGCAGTGACGACAAAAGCATCATCAGTTATTCCATTCTTCCCAGTTTATTGTCTAGGGTTGTATAAGGTAATGGAAACACGCGGCCAACATGAAACACCAATTATGCATATCGACCGGATTTTCCGTGACATGTTGTTTGGTGATAAGCCAGAGTTTGATGAAGAGGGCCGTTTACGCCCAGATTCATGGGAATTAGACCCAGAAGTGCAAGCTGAAGCCAAAACCTTGATTGAACAAATCAACCAAGATAACTTCAATACAGACTTCACAGCTTGGGATACCTTCATGAAAGAGTTCTTGAATTTAAACGGCTTTGAAGTGGATGGTTATGAAGAAACACCGGTTACTTACGAGGAATTGGCTAGCCTAGAGCCATAA